A stretch of Patagioenas fasciata isolate bPatFas1 chromosome 4, bPatFas1.hap1, whole genome shotgun sequence DNA encodes these proteins:
- the LRPAP1 gene encoding alpha-2-macroglobulin receptor-associated protein: MAAAQSLAALGAALLLAACVQAGKYSREANEGLAAAGAKRSEAGEFRVLKLNQVWEKAQRLHLSPVKLAELHSDLKIQERDEISWKKMKAEGLDEDGEKEAKLRRNLNVIMAKYGMDGKKDSKLVDTNYIKDGTEGDTLDDPRLEKLWSKAKSSGKFSDEELDKLWREFKHHKEKIREYNILLETVSRTEDIHKNVINPSEENLVKEEILHNKHRELKDKLRSINQGFERLRKVSHQGYDTTSEFEEPRVIDLWDMAKSANFTEKELESFREELKHFEAKIEKHQHYQKQLEISHEKLKHIEGTGDKDHLNRNKEKYAMLEEKTKELGYKVKKHLQDLSSRISQGLQHNEL, translated from the exons ATGGCGGCGGCGCAGAGCCTGGCGGCTCTCGGTGCCGCACTCCTCCTTGCCGCTTGCGTCCAGGCCGGCAAGTACTCTCGGGAAGCCAACGAGGGGCTGGCGGCCGCCGGCGCCAAGCGGTCGGAGGCCGGGGAGTTCCGTGTGCTGAAGCTGAACCAGGTCTGGGAGAAGGCGCAGCGG CTTCATCTGTCTCCTGTGAAACTGGCAGAGTTGCACAGTGATCTAAAAATACAAGAAAGGGATGAGATaagctggaagaaaatgaaagctgaagGGCTGGATGAAGATGGAGAGAAAGAAGCCAAACTTAGACGCAACTTAAATG TCATTATGGCTAAATATGGAATGGATGGAAAGAAGGACTCTAAACTAGTTGATACCAACTACATTAAAGATGGTACAGAAGGTGATACACTAGATGATCCAAGACTGGAAAAATTATGGAGCAAG GCCAAGAGCTCTGGGAAGTTCTCTGATGAAGAGCTGGATAAGCTTTGGCGAGAATTTAAGCATCACAAAGAAAAGATTCGCGAATACAATATTCTGCTGGAGACCGTGAGCAGAACAGAAG ATATTCACAAAAATGTTATCAACCCATCTGAAGAGAACCTGGTGAAAGAGGAAATCTTGCACAACAAACACAGGGAACTCAAGGACAAGCTAAGAAGCATTAATCAGGGGTTTGAGCGTTTGCGTAAAGTCAGTCACCAGGGATATGACACAACCAGTG AATTTGAAGAACCAAGAGTGATTGATTTGTGGGACATGGCCAAATCAGCCAATTTCACTGAGAAAGAACTGGAATCTTTTCGG GAGGAGCTGAAACACTTTGAAGCAAAAATTGAAAAACACCAGCACTACCAGAAACAGTTAGAGATTTCACATGAGAAACTGAAACATATAGAGGGAACTGGAGATAAGGATCATCTgaacagaaacaaagagaaatatGCCATGCTGGAAGAAAAGACGAAAGAACTAGGATATAAG GTAAAGAAGCACTTGCAAGACTTATCCAGCAGAATCTCTCAAGGTCTTCAACACAATGAATTATGA